In Entomomonas moraniae, one DNA window encodes the following:
- the rplA gene encoding 50S ribosomal protein L1: MAKLTKRQKMIAEKVEANKVYGIEDAAKLLSELSTVKFKESVDIAINLGVDPRKSDQVVRGAADMPNGTGKTVRVAVFTQGAAAEAALAAGADKVGMDELAAEMKAGNLDYDVVIASPDAMRVVGQLGQVLGPRGLMPNPKVGTVTPDVATAVKSAKAGQVRFRTNKEGIIHASIGKVDFEPVKLKQNLEALLNEVKRLKPSTSKGVYLKRLTLSSTMGPGLQIDQASLEI, translated from the coding sequence ATGGCTAAATTAACTAAGCGCCAAAAAATGATTGCTGAAAAAGTTGAAGCAAACAAAGTTTATGGTATTGAAGACGCAGCAAAATTATTATCAGAATTATCAACTGTTAAATTTAAAGAGTCAGTTGATATCGCAATTAACTTGGGTGTTGACCCTCGTAAGTCTGATCAAGTTGTTCGCGGTGCTGCTGACATGCCAAATGGTACAGGTAAAACAGTAAGAGTTGCTGTGTTTACTCAAGGTGCAGCTGCAGAGGCGGCTTTGGCAGCAGGTGCTGATAAAGTTGGTATGGATGAGTTAGCTGCTGAAATGAAAGCAGGTAATTTAGACTATGACGTAGTGATTGCTTCTCCAGATGCGATGCGTGTAGTTGGACAATTAGGTCAAGTTTTAGGTCCTCGTGGCTTAATGCCAAACCCTAAAGTTGGAACAGTAACACCTGATGTAGCAACAGCTGTTAAAAGTGCTAAAGCAGGTCAAGTTCGTTTCCGTACTAATAAAGAAGGTATTATTCATGCCTCTATTGGTAAGGTTGATTTTGAACCAGTAAAATTAAAACAAAATCTTGAAGCATTATTAAACGAAGTAAAGCGTTTAAAACCATCAACTTCAAAGGGTGTTTACTTAAAGCGTCTTACTTTGAGCTCAACTATGGGCCCTGGTTTACAAATTGATCAAGCATCTCTAGAGATTTAA
- the rplJ gene encoding 50S ribosomal protein L10 — MAIKLEDKKAIVAEVSEAANGALSAVVADARGVTVSAMTGLRKQAREAGVYVRVVRNTLLRRVVEGTEFEVLTDTFKGPTLIAFSKEHPGAAARIFKEFAKGQEKFEIKAAAFEGNLIAADALASLPTYDEAISQLMSVIQGATSKFVRTLAAVQAQKEASAA, encoded by the coding sequence GTGGCGATTAAACTCGAAGACAAAAAAGCGATTGTTGCTGAAGTCAGCGAGGCTGCAAATGGTGCTTTATCCGCTGTCGTGGCTGATGCCCGTGGCGTGACTGTAAGTGCTATGACTGGACTTCGTAAACAGGCTCGTGAAGCAGGCGTTTATGTACGTGTCGTGCGTAATACACTTCTTCGCCGTGTAGTAGAAGGTACTGAATTTGAAGTACTTACTGATACATTTAAAGGCCCAACCTTAATTGCATTTTCTAAAGAGCATCCAGGTGCAGCTGCACGTATCTTTAAAGAATTTGCAAAAGGTCAAGAGAAGTTCGAAATCAAAGCTGCCGCTTTTGAAGGCAATTTGATTGCAGCTGATGCTTTAGCAAGCTTACCAACATACGACGAAGCAATTTCTCAATTGATGAGCGTTATTCAAGGTGCTACAAGCAAATTTGTACGTACGTTGGCCGCTGTTCAAGCACAAAAAGAGGCTTCTGCGGCTTAA
- a CDS encoding acetyl-CoA carboxylase carboxyltransferase subunit alpha: protein MNPNFLDFEQPIADLIAKIDELRLAQDGNSQNIAEAIANLEKEKQEKTVALFNNLTSWQITQLSRHPKRPYALDYINQLFTEFEELHGDRHFADDEAIVGGVARFDDKPVVVIGHQKGRDVKEKVRRNFGMPRPEGYRKACRLMELAERFKMPVLTFIDTPGAYPGVSAEERGQSEAIAWNLRVMSRLKTPIICTVTGEGGSGGALAIGVGDRLNMLQYSIYSVISPEGCASILWKTAEKAPDAAEAMGVTADRLKVLNIVDQVISEPLGGAHRDYETAMKNVHNVLSEQLNELQLLTIDELLEKRYQRLMSYGVA from the coding sequence ATGAATCCAAACTTTCTTGATTTTGAACAGCCTATTGCTGACTTGATTGCAAAAATAGATGAATTGCGATTAGCTCAAGATGGAAACTCACAAAATATTGCTGAGGCTATTGCTAATTTAGAAAAAGAAAAGCAAGAAAAAACAGTGGCTCTTTTTAATAATTTGACAAGTTGGCAAATAACACAGTTGTCACGTCATCCTAAGCGCCCATATGCGTTAGATTATATTAATCAGTTATTTACAGAGTTCGAAGAGCTTCATGGTGATCGCCATTTTGCGGATGATGAGGCCATTGTGGGTGGGGTTGCGCGTTTTGATGACAAACCTGTTGTAGTTATAGGGCATCAAAAAGGGCGCGACGTTAAAGAAAAAGTACGCCGTAATTTTGGTATGCCAAGACCTGAAGGTTATCGTAAAGCTTGTCGATTAATGGAGCTTGCAGAGCGATTCAAAATGCCAGTTTTAACGTTTATCGATACCCCTGGGGCTTATCCAGGCGTGAGTGCTGAAGAGCGTGGACAAAGTGAAGCTATTGCATGGAATTTACGAGTAATGTCACGCTTAAAGACACCTATTATTTGTACAGTCACTGGTGAAGGTGGTTCTGGTGGTGCGCTTGCTATTGGTGTAGGTGATCGTTTGAATATGCTTCAATACTCGATTTACTCGGTCATTTCGCCTGAAGGCTGTGCGTCTATTCTTTGGAAAACTGCTGAGAAAGCACCTGATGCTGCAGAAGCAATGGGGGTTACAGCGGATCGCTTGAAGGTGTTAAATATAGTTGATCAGGTTATTAGTGAGCCTCTTGGCGGCGCTCATCGTGATTATGAAACGGCGATGAAGAATGTTCATAATGTATTATCTGAACAATTAAATGAATTACAATTACTCACGATAGATGAGCTATTGGAAAAGCGCTATCAACGTTTGATGAGCTATGGAGTTGCATAA
- the secE gene encoding preprotein translocase subunit SecE, with protein MNTKVEAQNYRLDPLKWIVIAILIAVGVVGNWYFASIGLSIFYRVVGLIVLAAIAILIGIKTQKGQAIFALLKSSRAEMRKVVWPSRQETKQTTLIVVVVVLITALILWGLDTLFGWLVSLIVG; from the coding sequence ATGAATACTAAGGTTGAAGCCCAAAACTATCGTCTTGATCCATTGAAGTGGATTGTTATTGCTATTCTCATAGCTGTTGGAGTTGTTGGGAACTGGTATTTTGCATCTATCGGATTATCTATTTTTTATCGCGTGGTAGGGCTAATTGTACTAGCCGCTATAGCTATTCTTATTGGTATTAAGACTCAAAAAGGTCAAGCGATTTTTGCTTTGTTGAAGTCTTCACGTGCTGAAATGCGTAAAGTGGTTTGGCCTAGTCGCCAAGAGACTAAACAAACAACGTTAATCGTAGTAGTGGTTGTGTTGATTACAGCTTTAATATTGTGGGGTTTAGACACTCTATTTGGTTGGTTAGTTTCTTTAATTGTAGGATAA
- the rplL gene encoding 50S ribosomal protein L7/L12 has protein sequence MALTNEDIINAVSEMSVMQVVELIKAMEEKFGVSAAAAVVAGPAGGAAEAAEEKTEFNIHLTEAGDKKVNVIKAVREITGLGLKEAKAVVDGAPSIVKEGATKEEAEAAKKALEEAGAKVELK, from the coding sequence ATGGCTCTTACTAACGAAGATATCATCAATGCAGTTTCTGAAATGTCAGTAATGCAAGTGGTTGAATTAATTAAAGCAATGGAAGAAAAGTTTGGTGTTTCTGCTGCTGCTGCTGTAGTTGCTGGCCCAGCTGGTGGCGCTGCTGAAGCTGCTGAAGAAAAAACTGAATTCAATATTCATTTAACTGAAGCTGGCGATAAGAAAGTAAACGTAATTAAAGCAGTACGTGAAATCACTGGTTTAGGCCTTAAAGAAGCTAAAGCTGTTGTTGATGGCGCTCCTTCTATTGTTAAAGAAGGTGCAACTAAAGAAGAAGCTGAAGCAGCTAAGAAAGCACTTGAAGAAGCTGGTGCTAAGGTTGAACTTAAGTAG
- the rplK gene encoding 50S ribosomal protein L11: MAKKITAYIKLQVKAGQANPSPPVGPALGQHGVNIMEFCKAFNAKTQGMEPGLPTPVIITVYADRSFTFETKSTPAAVLLRKAAGIKSGSSKPNTQKVGTVTRAQLEEIVKLKEADLTAADLDAAVRTIAGSARSMGLNVEGV, translated from the coding sequence ATGGCTAAGAAAATAACAGCATACATTAAATTACAGGTTAAAGCCGGTCAGGCTAATCCTAGCCCACCAGTTGGTCCTGCATTAGGTCAGCACGGTGTTAATATTATGGAGTTTTGTAAAGCATTTAATGCAAAAACTCAAGGTATGGAGCCAGGTCTTCCTACACCAGTAATTATTACAGTTTATGCAGACCGTAGTTTTACTTTTGAAACAAAAAGTACACCAGCAGCTGTATTGTTAAGAAAAGCAGCAGGTATTAAGAGTGGTTCTAGCAAGCCTAATACACAAAAAGTAGGCACTGTTACACGTGCACAATTAGAAGAAATTGTTAAGTTAAAAGAAGCTGATTTAACGGCGGCCGATTTAGATGCTGCTGTGCGCACCATCGCGGGCTCTGCTCGTAGCATGGGCTTAAATGTGGAGGGTGTGTAA
- the dnaE gene encoding DNA polymerase III subunit alpha — translation MPVSFVHLRVHTEYSLVDGLVRVKPLIKAVAKANMPAVAVTDQNNLCGLIKFYKAANGAGIKPICGADLWLASRFPDGPVSRLTLLVMNEKGYRNLTELISQGYENGQHEGMVIIEKEWLIQANEGLIVLSGAREGELGQALLSNNPNDADELLTDWLVYFNDRFYIEVQRTERPYEEEYLHAAVTLATKYNVPLVATNDVRFLTEEEFEAHETRVCIGEGRVLDDSKRPRNYSRQQYLKTPEQMAELFSDLPEALENTVEIAKRCNIKVQLGKYFLPNYPIPEGMTMDDFFRKESLDGLEERLSHILPLDTPDYETKKQVYLDRLKFELDIIIQMGFPGYFLIVMDFIKWAKKNGVPVGPGRGSGAGSLVAYSLKITDLDPLAYDLLFERFLNPERISMPDFDVDFCMDGRDRVIDYVAETYGRNAVSQIITFGSMAAKAVVRDVARVQGKSYGLADRLSKMIPFEIGMTLEKAYEQEETLRNFLAADEEAAEIWEMALKLEGITRNTGKHAGGVVIAPTKLTDFSPVQCDEEGHSLVTQYDKDDVEAAGLVKFDFLGLRTLTIIDWAMATINRERSKKGESPLDINFIPLDDANTYKLLQRAETTAVFQLESRGMKELIKKLKPDCLEDIIALVALFRPGPLQSGMVDDFINRKHGRAELAFPHPDYQLESLRPVLSPTYGIILYQEQVMQIAQVMAGYTLGGADMLRRAMGKKKPEEMAKQRSVFLEGSANNNIDKDLAGNIFDLVEKFAGYGFNKSHSAAYGLVSYQTAWLKTHYPAPFMAAVLSSDMHNTDKVVTLIEECRNMKLRIDAPDVNASEFKFTVGDDQRIIYGLGAIKGVGEGPVEAIVEAREDGIFKDLFDFCKRVDLKKINKRTLEALIRSGAFDRLGPFYNDELSAYKATVDKNRAVLVAAMDDAIQAADQQARSEDSGHMDLFAELFVDNSIGDVYQAYKKSREIPLKERLKGEKETLGLYLTGHPIDEYEVEVRRFARQRIVDLKPAKDTQTVAGLIVSMRVMKNKKGEKMGFIVLDDRSGRIEASLFADVFSEYQELLKTDAMVVVEGEVSHDDFSGGLRLRIRKVHSLLDARISLADSLRIVIQREQLALDKLTWLSNLLQQYKGTCPACIDYQNSTALAVLRLGENCNVKPSDQLIQILKDQFGKKNVYLNYR, via the coding sequence ATGCCTGTTTCTTTTGTTCATTTACGCGTTCATACCGAATATTCATTAGTTGATGGGTTAGTAAGAGTCAAGCCACTTATTAAAGCAGTTGCAAAAGCGAATATGCCTGCTGTTGCTGTGACAGATCAAAATAATTTATGTGGATTAATTAAGTTTTACAAGGCTGCTAATGGAGCAGGCATCAAACCGATTTGTGGTGCAGATCTTTGGTTAGCTAGTCGTTTTCCTGACGGCCCTGTTAGTCGACTAACCTTATTAGTAATGAATGAAAAAGGTTATCGTAATCTGACAGAATTGATTTCTCAAGGGTATGAAAATGGTCAGCATGAGGGTATGGTCATTATTGAGAAAGAGTGGCTTATTCAGGCAAATGAAGGTTTGATTGTTTTGTCAGGGGCTCGTGAAGGTGAACTAGGACAGGCACTATTGTCCAATAACCCCAATGATGCGGATGAGCTATTAACTGATTGGTTAGTCTATTTTAATGACCGTTTTTATATAGAGGTTCAACGTACCGAACGCCCTTACGAAGAAGAATATTTGCATGCGGCGGTCACATTGGCCACAAAATACAATGTACCTCTCGTGGCAACCAATGATGTAAGGTTTTTGACAGAAGAAGAGTTTGAAGCCCATGAAACACGCGTTTGTATTGGGGAAGGGCGTGTATTGGATGATTCTAAAAGACCGCGTAATTATAGCCGTCAGCAATATTTAAAAACACCAGAGCAAATGGCAGAGCTTTTTAGCGATTTGCCAGAGGCATTAGAGAATACGGTAGAAATTGCTAAGCGTTGCAATATAAAAGTACAACTAGGGAAGTACTTCTTGCCTAATTATCCTATACCCGAAGGGATGACGATGGATGATTTCTTTCGTAAAGAGTCCTTGGATGGGCTTGAGGAACGATTGTCTCATATATTGCCACTGGATACGCCTGACTATGAAACAAAGAAACAAGTTTATTTAGATCGTTTAAAGTTTGAACTGGATATTATTATTCAGATGGGGTTTCCCGGTTATTTCTTAATCGTGATGGATTTTATCAAATGGGCTAAAAAAAATGGGGTACCTGTTGGGCCTGGGCGTGGGTCTGGTGCTGGGTCGTTGGTTGCTTATTCGTTAAAAATTACTGATCTTGATCCTTTAGCGTATGACTTACTTTTTGAACGTTTTTTAAACCCTGAGCGGATATCCATGCCCGACTTTGACGTGGATTTCTGTATGGATGGGCGTGATCGAGTGATCGATTATGTAGCAGAAACCTATGGACGCAATGCAGTTAGCCAGATTATTACCTTTGGTTCAATGGCTGCTAAGGCTGTTGTGCGTGACGTGGCACGTGTTCAAGGGAAATCTTACGGTTTGGCTGATCGTTTATCTAAAATGATTCCATTTGAAATAGGGATGACTTTAGAAAAAGCCTATGAGCAAGAAGAGACGCTTAGAAATTTCTTAGCCGCAGACGAAGAAGCTGCCGAAATATGGGAAATGGCGCTTAAGTTAGAAGGTATTACTCGAAATACAGGTAAGCACGCAGGGGGCGTAGTTATTGCCCCGACAAAGTTGACAGATTTCTCTCCTGTGCAATGCGATGAAGAAGGTCATAGCCTTGTTACCCAGTATGATAAAGATGATGTAGAAGCCGCGGGGCTTGTGAAGTTTGACTTTCTAGGTTTAAGAACGTTGACAATTATCGACTGGGCAATGGCAACGATCAATAGAGAGCGCTCTAAAAAAGGAGAGTCACCTCTTGATATTAACTTTATTCCTTTAGATGATGCAAATACCTATAAGCTATTACAGCGTGCAGAAACAACTGCGGTGTTTCAGCTTGAATCCAGAGGGATGAAGGAGTTAATCAAAAAATTAAAGCCTGACTGCTTAGAAGATATTATTGCATTGGTGGCACTATTTCGACCAGGGCCTTTGCAGTCGGGGATGGTGGATGATTTTATTAATCGCAAGCATGGACGTGCAGAGTTAGCATTTCCCCATCCTGATTATCAGTTGGAAAGTTTGAGGCCTGTGTTATCTCCTACTTATGGGATTATTCTTTATCAAGAGCAAGTGATGCAAATTGCGCAGGTCATGGCAGGCTATACCCTTGGCGGCGCTGATATGTTACGTCGAGCTATGGGTAAGAAAAAGCCAGAGGAAATGGCAAAGCAGCGTTCGGTCTTCTTGGAGGGATCTGCTAACAATAATATTGATAAAGATTTGGCAGGAAATATTTTTGACTTAGTTGAAAAGTTTGCTGGCTATGGTTTTAACAAATCGCACTCGGCTGCTTACGGATTGGTCTCTTATCAAACGGCTTGGTTGAAAACGCATTACCCTGCACCTTTCATGGCGGCGGTACTTTCTTCGGATATGCATAATACAGATAAAGTGGTTACGCTGATCGAGGAGTGCCGCAATATGAAATTGCGTATTGATGCGCCTGATGTGAACGCCTCGGAGTTTAAATTTACTGTGGGCGATGATCAGCGTATTATCTACGGACTAGGTGCTATTAAAGGAGTAGGAGAGGGGCCTGTAGAGGCAATTGTTGAAGCGCGAGAAGATGGTATATTTAAAGACTTATTTGATTTTTGTAAACGCGTTGATTTAAAGAAAATTAATAAACGTACTTTGGAAGCGTTAATTCGCTCGGGTGCTTTTGATCGCTTAGGGCCTTTTTATAATGATGAGTTAAGTGCGTATAAGGCGACTGTTGATAAAAATCGAGCCGTTTTAGTGGCGGCTATGGATGATGCAATTCAAGCAGCAGATCAGCAGGCGCGAAGTGAAGACAGCGGTCATATGGATTTGTTTGCCGAGTTGTTTGTTGATAATTCAATAGGCGATGTTTATCAGGCTTATAAAAAATCCCGTGAAATCCCACTTAAAGAGCGGTTAAAAGGTGAAAAAGAAACGCTAGGTCTTTATTTGACTGGGCATCCAATTGATGAGTATGAAGTTGAGGTTAGAAGGTTCGCTCGACAACGCATCGTTGACTTGAAACCAGCAAAAGATACGCAGACCGTAGCAGGTTTAATCGTCAGTATGCGCGTTATGAAAAATAAAAAAGGCGAAAAAATGGGTTTCATTGTGCTAGATGACCGCTCAGGTAGAATCGAAGCTTCATTATTTGCGGATGTTTTTAGTGAGTACCAAGAGTTATTGAAAACAGATGCTATGGTTGTGGTTGAAGGCGAGGTGAGTCATGATGACTTTTCGGGTGGATTGAGATTGAGGATTAGAAAAGTCCATAGTTTACTTGATGCCCGTATTAGTTTGGCGGATAGCTTGCGTATAGTCATACAACGTGAACAACTTGCATTAGATAAGTTAACATGGTTAAGTAATTTATTGCAGCAATATAAGGGTACTTGTCCGGCATGTATTGATTATCAAAATAGTACAGCATTGGCTGTGTTGCGTCTGGGTGAGAATTGCAACGTTAAACCATCAGATCAATTAATACAAATATTAAAGGATCAGTTTGGTAAGAAAAATGTTTATCTTAATTATAGATAA
- the nusG gene encoding transcription termination/antitermination protein NusG encodes MAKRWYVVHAYSGYEKNVMRALQERVKLHEKEEDFGEILVPTEEVVEMRAGQKRKSERKFFPGYVLVQMELNDSTWHLVKNTPRVMGFIGGTADKPAPITDKEAEAILQRMATTGDKPKPRTLFEPGETVRVISGPFADFNGTVEEVNYEKSRVQVAVSIFGRLTPVELEFSQVEKV; translated from the coding sequence ATGGCTAAACGTTGGTATGTAGTTCACGCCTATTCTGGCTATGAAAAAAATGTTATGCGTGCTTTGCAAGAGCGCGTTAAGTTGCATGAAAAAGAAGAAGATTTCGGTGAGATATTGGTTCCTACTGAAGAAGTGGTAGAAATGCGTGCTGGGCAAAAGCGCAAAAGTGAGCGTAAGTTTTTTCCAGGGTATGTACTTGTGCAAATGGAATTGAATGATAGTACATGGCATTTAGTAAAAAATACCCCGCGTGTAATGGGCTTTATTGGGGGAACGGCTGATAAGCCTGCACCAATTACTGATAAAGAAGCCGAAGCTATTCTTCAGCGTATGGCTACTACAGGTGATAAACCTAAACCTAGAACATTATTTGAACCAGGCGAAACTGTGCGTGTTATTAGCGGGCCATTTGCCGATTTTAATGGGACTGTTGAAGAAGTTAATTATGAAAAAAGCCGTGTTCAAGTGGCTGTTTCTATTTTCGGTCGTTTAACACCTGTTGAGCTTGAGTTTAGTCAGGTAGAGAAAGTTTAG
- the menA gene encoding 1,4-dihydroxy-2-naphthoate octaprenyltransferase yields MKMLAVWVSSLRLKTIPLACCGIVTGNALSMAYDHKVNISIFIFSLLTAVALQVMSNLANDYGDVVKGTDKDKTIGAERGLKEGLITPQQMQFAIIFTGLIAIAFGIVLIILACHTFRDVVIFIMLGLLSMVAAILYTVGDKAYGYYGLGDLSVLLFFGYASVMGSFFLQTHHVGMYSFLPATAAGLLSVIVLNVNNIRDIDGDALYGKRTIPVRLGVLWSRYYHFALLVASIAFLSCFAFFYARDNGYAWLFLLALPLYFWNGYAVYHYRETAKLHKQLAVAIKINIFTLSLFSIGLVLG; encoded by the coding sequence ATGAAAATGTTAGCTGTGTGGGTAAGTAGTTTACGACTTAAAACGATACCTTTAGCCTGTTGTGGCATTGTCACAGGCAATGCATTATCCATGGCATATGACCACAAAGTAAATATCTCAATTTTTATTTTTTCATTATTAACAGCCGTAGCTTTACAGGTGATGTCAAATTTGGCAAACGATTATGGCGATGTTGTAAAAGGTACAGATAAAGATAAAACCATTGGTGCTGAACGAGGGTTAAAAGAAGGGCTCATCACGCCTCAACAAATGCAATTTGCTATTATTTTTACAGGACTTATCGCTATTGCGTTCGGTATCGTTTTGATTATTTTGGCGTGTCATACGTTTAGAGATGTTGTTATTTTTATTATGCTAGGCTTGTTATCAATGGTTGCCGCAATTTTATACACGGTTGGTGATAAAGCTTATGGTTACTATGGCTTAGGGGATCTTTCTGTATTACTCTTTTTTGGTTACGCGAGTGTGATGGGAAGCTTTTTTCTGCAAACTCATCATGTGGGGATGTATAGCTTTTTACCTGCTACTGCCGCAGGATTACTTTCGGTTATCGTTTTAAATGTGAATAACATTCGGGATATTGATGGTGACGCGCTTTATGGTAAACGAACAATCCCTGTAAGATTGGGAGTGTTATGGTCACGTTATTACCATTTTGCCTTATTAGTTGCAAGTATAGCTTTTCTAAGCTGTTTCGCTTTTTTTTATGCGAGAGATAATGGGTACGCCTGGCTCTTTTTATTAGCGCTACCGCTCTATTTTTGGAATGGTTATGCTGTTTACCATTATAGAGAAACTGCTAAATTACATAAACAATTAGCCGTTGCTATTAAGATAAATATTTTTACGCTATCTTTATTTTCTATTGGTTTGGTTTTGGGGTAA